TGAGATATTATTTCAATTTAACAAAAATATAATAGATAGAACTATGGATATAGTTCCAGTGTATAAATTACAAATTGCTTTTTATGAAGCCTATGGAATAAAAGGATTGGTTGCATATAAAAGAACTATAGAATACATAAGGAATAATGGCATAATAACAATAGGAGATATAAAAAGAGGAGATATAGCTTCTACAGCTGAAATGTATGCTAAGGCTCATTTTGAAGGGGATTTTCAGGTAGATTTTATTACATTAAATCCATATATGGGATTTGATAGTATAACTCCATATTTGAAATATATCGACAAAGGAGATAAAGGGATATTTGTACTTCTTAGAACTTCTAATCCAGGAGCAAAGGATATACAATATCTAGAGATTAGTTCCTCAGAGGATACCCAATCGAAAAAATTATATTATCATGTAGGAGATAAATTATATGAAATGGGTTCAAAGTATATAGGAAGTTGTGGATATAGTAGTATAGGGGCAGTAGTAGGAGGTACCCATAGGGATGAAGCCGAAGAGATTAGAGGAAGATATAAAAATATGTTTTTTTTAATACCAGGATATGGACATCAAGGAGGAAAAGGTGAGGATGTAGCTCTTTATTTGAGTGATGGCAATGGAGGTGTTGTAAATTCCTCTAGAGGAATTATTACCGCTTATAAAAGTTACGAAGATGGAGAAGAAAATTATGATAAATATGCAAGAGATGCAGTATTAGCCATGAAGGAGGATATTGAAAGTGAAGGAAGGGTATAGGGAAGTTACTATTTGTTCCAACAGAGAAATAGCAACTGACATATATGAAATGAAAATAAAAGAAACAGGGATCTTAGGAGTTCCTGGTCAATTTTATATGTTAAGGGGTTGGCAAGGATTAGATCCTTTTTTACCTAGACCTATTAGTATATGTGATATTTCAGATGATGAAATTACTTTTTTGTATGAGATTAGAGGTAAGGGAACAGGTATCATGGCTGGTTTAAAGGCAATGGATAGAATAGAGATATTAGGACCTTTAGGAAATGGATTTGAGCTAAATTCAAAAGGAAATATTGCAATAATATCTGGAGGTATTGGAATAGCACCGATGATATATACCATGAAAAGTATTGATAGTCCTATAGATTTTTATTGTGGATTTAGAGATGAAGTTTACTATATAGATGAGATAAAAAAATATGTAAATAATATATATATAACTACGGAAGATGGCTCTGTTGGACATAAGGGATTTATCACAGAGTTATTTGTTCCAGATAGATATGATATGGTCATGACATGTGGACCTATTCCAATGATGAAAAAGGTAGTAGAAATGTGCAAGGATAAAGTTCCCGTATTTATATCTATGGAAAGTAGAATGGCTTGTGGCATAGGTGCTTGTTTAGGTTGTAGTATTGAAACTACTTGGGGAATGAAAAGAGTATGTAAAGATGGACCAGTTTTTTCTGGTGAGGAGGTAATCTTTTATGATTGATACAAGAGTTGAAATTGCTCAAGTAGAATTTAAGAATCCAGTGATTGCAGCCTCAGGTACCTTTGGATTTGGAAAAGAATATGGAGAGTATTTACCTATTTCTAAATTAGGAGGCATATGTACCAAAGGGTTGACATTAAATAAGCGAGAAGGGAATAAAGGGATAAGAATATATGAGACTACAGGAGGAATTTTAAATAGTATAGGATTGCAAAATCCAGGAATTGATGGTTTTATAAAGGAAGAACTTTCGTTCATGGAAAATGAGGATACGGTAATATTGGCTAATGTTGGTGGAAGTACTATAGAAGAATATATTAAGGCAGTGGAGAAGTTAAATGATACCAGCATAGATATGATAGAGTTAAATATATCCTGTCCTAATGTTAAAGAGGGAGGTATGGCTTTTGGAATTAAATCAGAAGTAGCTGAAGGGATAGTTTCAAAGGTCAGAGGAGTATGTAAAAAACCTTTAATAGTAAAATTATCACCAAATGCCGAGGATATAGTTCATATGGCACAATGTTGTGAAAGAGCTGGCGCAGACGGTTTATCCCTTGTAAATACATTTAGTGCTATGGCAATAGATATATATTCAAAGAAACCAGTATTTAATAATATATTGGCAGGATTATCTGGTCCTTGTATCAAGCCTATTGCTCTTAGGATGGTATATGAGGTATCTAAAGCAGTAAATATACCGGTTATAGGTATAGGTGGGATAATGGATTATAAAGATGCTATTGAGTTTATTATGGCAGGGGCATATGCAGTTCAAATAGGAAGTGGTAACTTTATAAATCCTCATATATGTTTGGATATAATTGATGGAATAGAAAGGTTTATGGAAGAAGAAGGGATAAAATCTATTGAGGAGATAAGAGGAGTGATTTAATATGTTGTTGAATTTATTAAAGGATACAGGAGCCTTAATGGAGGGACATTTTTTATTATCTTCTGGGAAGCATAGCGATGGTTATGTCCAATGTGCTAAATTGTTGATGTATCCTGATAAGGCAGAAAAGGCTATTGGATTAATAGCGGATAAATTAAAAGATATAGATTTTGATATAGTTGTTGGACCTGCTATGGGAGGTATAATTGTAAGCTATGAATTAGCTCGTCAAACGGGAAAACCTGGTATATTTGTAGAAAGAGAAGATGGTAAGATGAAATTAAGAAGGGGGTTTTCCATAGAAAAAGGGCAAAAGATATTAATAGCTGAAGATGTGGTAACTACTGGTAAATCATCTTATGAAGCTATAAAAGCTGTAGAGGAACAAGGTGGTGAAGTTGTAGGAATTGCTTGTATCGTAGATAGAAGTGATGGAGATATTAGGTACCCTATATATAGCGGAATAAAACTTAATATAAATACCTATGATGAAGGTAATTGTCCTTTATGTAAACAAAACATACCAATAGAAAAGCCAGGAAGTAGAAAAATAACTGCCAAATAGGCAGCTATTTTTCTAAATATGCTATACCGACAGTTCCAGGACCACAGTGACTTGAGATAACACAGCCTGTATTTGTAATATGTATGTTTTCTACATTAATATGGGTAGCTAATTGTTCTTTTAAGTAGTTTACAGATTCTCCTCCTTGGAAATGGGAAATAAATAGTCTAGAAGGATCTATATTATGAGCATTTTTTAGAACATCTTTAAGCATTACATCTACAACTTTACTTTTTCTTCCTCTAACTTTTTGAGCTATTGTCAATTCACCATCAACTACTTTGATTATAGGTTTTATTTTTAAAACATTGCCTATTAGATGTTGAATAGCAGACAATCTACCTCCTAGATGAAGATATTCTAAAGTGTCCATTACAAAAGCAGTTTTTACTTTATGGGTTAATTGCTGAATTTTCTTAGAAATATTTTCTATATTCATACCTTGTTTAATAAAATCACATGCTTTTAGCACTAAGAGTCCTATACCTGTAGATAGATTATAGGTATCAATAATTTTAATATTATTATCAGGGAATGATTTCTTGGCTATATTTGCATTTTGAAAAGTAGAGGATAGTTTTGAAGACAATCCAATGTATAAAATATCATTTCCCTTGTCAATATAAGGCTTAAATGCATCTATAAAATCCTGTGGGGATGGCGCAGCTGTTTTAGGAATTTTACCTAATTCATTAATTTTTTCATAGAGACCTGTTTGATCTATATCTATACTGTCTTTATAAATTTTATCGTCAAAAATAACATATGAGGGCACTATTGATATATCGTTTTCATTAATTAGCTCTTTAGATAAATCACTAGTACTGTCAGTAAATATTTTAATATTATTCATCAGATTCATCCTCCTCAAAATACAATTATAGATAAGCTAAATTAAGTGACGATTATTATTATATCAAATAAAAAAAGATTTACATTATATTTTAGCAAATAAATATTTAAGTCTATAGAAAATCCCTTAGGATTTTCTATAGACTTTTAATTTATTCTAAATAAATCGCAATGTATTTTTTATTCCTTGAATATGATTTTTTTCAGCCCATATTATTAGATGATTGTATTCTATTTCATTTATATTTATTGGTTTGGGGTATTTTACTATTAATGCAGCTTGGTTATCCATCTCTTTACTTTGATCTTTCGAAGGCATAATTAAACATCCTTCTTGATTACCAATTTTAATATTTCTTATATTTGGATCTAGTCCATAAGGATTTAGATTTTGATAAGCTTCTTCTTTACATATTTCATCTGTAGGTAGATCAGAGTTTATGACAGAAACTATAAAGTATCCTGTTGCTCCTTCATAGTAATTTTCTTCTACTTTTTCCCAAGAGGAGGGGTATTTAAATGTGATTTTATATAATTCACTTTTATAATCATCCCAATATTTTGGAATACATAAAACGTCTCCTACAGTTAAATTATTTGGATTTACATTGGGATTTGACCTTATAAGTAAACTTAATGGTATGTGGTTTTTTCTAGCAATTAAGTATAGGGTATCTCCTTTTTTAATCATATAAGGGAAAGTACCAGGGGGACATTCTTCTTTGGGGGCTAAAGGTATGGATATTATTTGTCCCATAGTTAGCATATTAGGATTTATCTCAGGATTAGCTTTTAATATAGTTTCTATTGATATATTATACATTTGAGCTATTGTATAGATGGTATCTTCAGGTTTAACTATATGATAGTTCATAAACATCTCCTTTCTAAACATTCTAATATAGTATATTGTATTTAACTATTTTTTGTTCATGAAACTTTTAATATATATCATAATTTTTAAGTTAAAGGAAATACTATTTAGGAGTATACTTGCAGAGGATGATAAATTTGGTATCAAAATCTCTTAAAATAAACAAGGAACAAATAAAAAGTTTATTTAACAATACTAGTGATTTAGTGGTTTATGAATTTGAAACTTTAAATAATATAAAGCTTATGATTTGTTATATTGAAGGATTTGTTGAAAAAAGTTTATTGGATAGAGACATAATTAAACCTATTATATTAAATTTAGATGATAATAGAGATATAAAAAAGGTTTTATATGTATCCAATGTAAATGAATTTAATAGTTTACAGGAAATAGCAGATAAAATGGTATATGGCGGTGTAGCCTTGTTTGTAGACAAGGTTAGCCAGTGCTATGTGGTTAATTTAAATCATTGGGATAAAAGATCAATAGAAGAACCTCAATCGGAAGCAGTAATTAGAGGACCTAAAGAAGGATTTATTGAAGATTTAGCTACCAATAAAGTAATGCTTAGACGAAGAATAAGAAATAATAATTTGGTATTTGAAGACTATATAGTGGGAAAACAAACAAGGACTAGCATTTCTATAGCATACATACAGGATGTTGTAAATGAAGAAGTGTTAGCAGAAGTAAAAAAAAGAATAAATTGGAACATAGATATTGATGGAATATTGGAAAGTGGATACATTCAACAACTGATTGAAGATAATCCATCATCTTTAATTTGTACCATAGGAGATACTCAAAAACCAGATGTAGTTGCTGGCAAATTATTAGAGGGGAGAGTTGCAGTGTTTTGTGATGGTACTCCCCATGTATTAACTATGCCTAAATTATTTATAGAAGATATTCAATCTAGTGAAGACTATTATTCAAGACCATTTTATGCAACTTTTTTAAGATTGTTAAGGATTAATTGTCTTCTTTTAAGTATAATTTTGCCAGGATTACATGTAGCATTACAAACCTTTCATCAAGAGATGATTCCTACTGTGCTCTTGACAACTATGGCTGGTGCAAGGGAAGGAGTGCCTTTTCCAGCAATGATTGAGGCTTTTTTTATGACATTTATGCTTGAGTTGATGAAAGAATCAGGTATTAGACTTCCAAGAGCAGTGGGCTCTGCAGTAAGTATTGTAGGGGCATTAGTATTAGGGCAAGCTGCAGTAGAAGCAGGATTAGTATCTGCCCCCATGGTAATTGTAGTTGCAGCTACAGCTATAGCAGAGTTTGCTGTTCCTGCTTTAACGGAAGCTATAATAATATATAGATTCATATTTATTTTATTGGGAGGTTTTATGGGTTTATATGCTATTACATGTGGAATTATTGTCATTTCAATTCAAATTTTATCACTAAATTCTTTTGGTATACCTTATGGTTTTCCTTTAGCTCCAGTAAATAAACAAGGACTTAAGGACTCTGTTGTAAGATTTCCATTGCGAAGTTTTATATATAGACCTAAATCTTTAGAAAAAAGAAATATAATAAGGCAGAAAGATATACGGAAGAAGTGATTATGCGATGAAGAAGGTTTTATTATTAAGTATATTTTTAATAATAACTTTGATATTAACAGGATGTTGGAATGCTACAGAGTTAAATAATATTGGAATTACTTTACTATTGGGGCTTGATATAGAAAATGGTAAAGTAGTTTTAACTGCTGAAGTTATCAATCCTACTTCAGCAAAGGAAAAAACTAGTATGGAAAGAGATTATGTTGTAAAATATGTTCAAGGTATTGGAAACAATATATTTGAAGCTTTTAGGGATATTACTTTAAAATTTGATAGAAGAATTTTTGTAGCACATAATAAGGTGATAATACTAGGAGAAGAATTTGCTAAAAAAGGATTGATAAAAGAAATAGATCTTTTATCTAGGGATAATGAAGAGAGAGAAACAGCATATTTATTTGTTGCAAAAGGAGCTAAAGCTTATGAAGTTATGGGAATTAATAATGGGCTTGAAGAAATACCTGCTAATTATTTATTGAAATTAATTGAAAATTATAAATTAAATCCTAAAGCTATGAATATTGATATAATACATTTTTTAAAGGATTATTATGATAGGGGTATAGAACCAACATTGGGAATAATAGAGAAAAAAAACAAAAAACAAATAATGAAAATGTCCAATACATCTAATGAAAAATATGAATTATCCATATTAGGTTCAGCAGTTTTTAATAAAGATAGATTGGTTGGATATTTAGATGGAAATGATACTAAAGGATTAAATTTTATAAAAGGAAGGGTAAAGCATGGAATTATAGTATTCCCTATTCCAGAAACTTATATGGATAAAGAAACTGTGAACTTTTTCCTATCAAAGGATAAAATTGAAAACAAAGATCTAGATTTAAATACATTGGATATAACAAAAACAAAAACTAAAAATGATATTGAAATAATAGACGGAAATATAATTTTAAAGACCAATATTGTTTTAAGGGGAATGATTTGGGAAATACAAGAGGATATAGATATGACTAAATTAGAGAATATAAAAATATTAGAAGACGCTTGTTCTTATGCAGTAGAAGAAGGTGTAAGGAGTACTTTTATGAAGGCTCAGAATGAGTTTAGAATGGATATATTTGGATTTGGAGATATATTTCATAGGAAATATCCTAAGGAATGGGCAAAAATCAAACATAATTGGAATGAAATCTTTTCCCAAACAGATGTGGAGATAGAAGTTAAAACAAATATAATAAGAACAGGTCTTACTAACATACCTGCTAATAATGTTAAAGGAGATTAACATGAATATATCAAGCTATCAAACGATATTATTAATAACAATATATAGAGCAATAATGAGTTTGACTTATTTACCTGTTGTAAACACTCCTCCAGGAAATCAAGATGTTTGGATAATGATATTATTGTCAATACCTTATACAATTGTATTTTGTTTTCCCATATTATTTTTAAGCAATAAATTTAATGATCTAACTATAATAGAGTATACTGAAAAGATTATGGGAAAAGTTTTGGGGAAAATAATGGGATTTATTTATGCAATGATTTTATTGATATTTAATATATTTACTGTTGGAATTTTAGTTGAAGGTCTTAATACTATGATGTTTCCAGAAACTCCTACTTGGGTTACAGCTTCTATTATGCTGATTACGTGTGCCTATGTTGCATATAAGGGATTAGAGCCGATGGCTAGAGGAGCAGAAATATTTGTACCTTTTATATTGATAGTAGTATTAATCTTTATAATTTTAGGATATCAAAATTATGATTTTACTGTATTATTGCCAATACTTTCTGATTCTAAATTTAAAGATATAAATAAAGGAGCTATGTATACAGCTTTTAGGTTTTTAGATATAATTATTCTAGCTATGATTGCTCCTTACTTGAATAATAAAGAAGATTTAAATAAGATATTTATTCAATCAGTTATATATTCACTATCTATAATTTTATTGGTAACTATAGTAACTCAAGTATCATTAGGGATAGAGTTTGCTAAGTATTCTAATTTTCCATTTTTTACTTTTACTAGATTGATAAATATACTTGATTTTATTCAAAGAATAGATGCATTGTATATAGTTTCTTGGATAGTAGGCAATATTGGTAAAATTACTGGATATCTATATTTTTCAGCATTAGCATTTAATCAAGTTTTTAAAAAAGGTGATCATAAAAACTATATTATTCCAATAACATTAATTATATTAATTGCAGTTATATTAATAAAGGATAAAAAATCTATATTGGGAATTAAAGGTTTAATTGAAGATATTATTTTAGTTATGTCTATATTATCTATAGGAATTTTACCTATAATTACATTTATGATATACTTTTTTAGGAGAAAAACAATTAACAAAGAAGGAGATTAAACATATAATAAAAAAGTGCTTAGGAAATTATATCTAAAAAGTTAATTCCTAAGCCTTTTTTATTATTTTGCATAATATTTATCATTTACTCTATCTTGAAGATAGATATGAGTATAACTTCCATTAGGGTTTTTAAATAGATTATATCCTTCATCTATACAATTGGAACAAGCATCTTTTGGTATAGTTATAGCAAATATGCGATAACCTCTATCACAGCTAGATTTGATGGTATTTAAACCAGAACATTTTTTGCAAATTTTGAAGTTTTGAGATTGAGTTTCAAGTATTCCATCTGTATCATAATATATTTGTCTATTTCTTTCTACATTATCTAAGCCTTTAAATTCTTTTAATCTTAATTCATCTTTAGTCTTCCATCTATTGTATACAATTTCTGATACTTGTTTGATATATTCTGTGATATTCTTAGGTTGTTTTAACTTATCTTTATCATAGTCAGGTTCATGGACATGAGAATAATCTATACCTGCCATTGCTAGTATTATGCCTAAATTTACATAGGGCAATGCTCCTTCTATGGAATAACCACCTTCTAAAACTGCAATATCTGGATTTAATCTGTCATTTAATTTTGCATATCCTTGGGCTGTAAAATTCATATTGGTAATAGGATCTGTATAATGATTGTCCTGCCCAGCAGAATTTATTATAATATCTGGTTTATATTCGTCTAATATAGGCAGTACTACATTTTCTAATACATATATAAATCCTTCTTCCCCTGTTCCTGGTGGTAGAGGGATATTTATATTGTATCCATAAGCAGCAGGACCGCCAAATTCGTCTATAAATCCTGTACCAGGATAAAGGGTTCTACCGTCTTGATGGAATGATATAAATAGTGTATTTTTATCATTCCAATAAATGTCTTGAGTGCCATCTCCGTGATGACAGTCTGTATCTACTATGGCTACTTTTAAAGGACCATATTCTTTTCTTATCCTTTCTAACATAGCTGCTTCAACATTGACTATACAAAAGCCTCTATCTCCATATACTACTCTTTGGGCATGATGTCCTGGTGGACGGACTAATGCAAAGGACTTGTCTACCTTTTTTTCCATTACAGATTGTGAAGCTTTAATAGCACCTCCCACAGATATTAAGTGGGACTGGGTAACTCTAGATTTTACATCAGGTACACAAAAATGTACTCTTTGTATATCTTTTTCATCAGCTATAATAGGATTGAAAAATTTAATGCCTTCAATATCTTGAATGCCTTCTTCAAATATCTGATCTTGGGTGTACAAAAGTCTTTCTTCCCTTTCAGGATGGGTAGGACTAATAGCCCAGTCGAAAGCTGGGAAAAACACTAAACCTAACTTATTTTTTGCTTTAATCATTACTATCACCTCGCAAATCACATATGAGTCCAGGTTTTACTTGAGCTTTTATCCTCATATTTTTTCCACTAGTGAAAAACCCTCTTACCATATTAAAACTACTTTCTTCAGTTATTTCAGCTTCTATTTCTTCTTCTGTAGCTCCTAAATTTATAGCAGATTTTTTAACCAATTCCAAAGCTCTTTTTTTTGCATCTTCTAATGTATAGTTTTTATTTATTTTTTCATATATATTTAATTCAGGAACCGTTAGTATTCCTTTGGCAGTATCTACTAGCATATTTATTTCTGTGGTAGGCTTAGCTAAAGCTGCTCCTACTGCATTGGCTACTTCGTATTTATCTGGATAATAGCAGGGAAGTTGAAATTTTTTCTCAAGTATTGGTGCTAAAACTTTTGCTGGACCTCCAATTATATTTATTAGTTTAGGCTCAATTTGTTTTCCATATAATAGTTCTTTAATAGTATAAACAGGTTGACTATTAATTTTATTCAAAATTTCATCTACTTTATTTTTAATCATATTTGCCATGGTATTTAGTATTAAATCAGGCATTTCTTTTTTTGATATATTTAGTTTGTTGCCCAAAATTTCCATAGCTTCGTAGGCTTTTTCTTTATTACCTTCCATTAATCCTAATGCAATCATAGCATCAGTAGGTGTAGGACTTGGTCCTCCATAGGCATAAGCAAATCCTTTTCTCTTTGGACCAATTTTAATTGTTCCATCTTTTATATCAATACTACTATCTCCTCCTAACCCTATGGAAATACTGTAGATGGCTCTTACTAATGTTTTATACTTATCTATTTGTATTCCTAAAGGTTCAAATAAAGGAACTCCATCAGCCAAGAAAAATATATCTGTAGTAGTACCTCCAATGTCTAAAAGTATAGCATCTTCATTTGATGATAGCATTGCATTTATTCCCATAAAACTTGCAGCTGGTCCAGAAAGTATAGTTTCTACTGGTTTTTCTTCAGCTGTATATAGATTCATGGTTCCACCGTCAGCCTTTAATATATATATTGGTGCATTTATACCTTCTCTTTCCATGGATTTTTTAATATTATTAGAAAAATTATTGAATGTATCATATACAGCGGAATTTAAATAAGAAGTGTATACTCTTCGTGGAAAATTTAATTTGCCTGATACTGTATGTCCTAAAGTTATATTTGAGAATATTTTACTAGATTGTACCATTTCCTTTATTTCTAATTCATGTTTGGGATTTCGAACAGAAAACTTGGTGACTATAGCTAAAGAATCAATATTCTTATCTTTAAAAATATTAAGTGCTTCTTTAACTTCCTTAGGGTTCCAATTTTCCACTACTGTTCCCCTGTGGTCTATATAGCCAGAGATAAACACATTTTCATCACCACAAGCTAAGAAATCTTGAGGCAGTCCTGGTCCAGATTGGATTATCATTCCAACAGGGGATGTTGTATTTTCAACAATAGCGTTGGTGGATATAGTAGTACTTAAATTAATTCTTTTAATTTTGGATTTATTATAGTCTTTAAGTAGTTCCTCTAAGGTAGACCAAATGGATTCAAATAAATTATCTTTATCAGTAGGTTTTTTTACTGTATTTATGATTTTATCATTTTTTATTATAACTGCGTCTATATGGGTTCCTCCCATATCTAAACCAACAATCAATTTTATCCTCCTCATTTTTTTATTTTAGTACCTAATAACATTATATCCCTATTGGGTAGTAAGTATCAAGTTGGGACAGTGGGAATAGTTTTTTCTATCCTTAATATAAAGAAATATTTGAAATTATTAGAAAACAAATGCTTTTAGTCTCGAAATAATATATAATGTATATTGTAGAACAATTATATTTATTAAAGGGGGTAATTTCTTGCTTAGTAAAAAGGTTATAGAAAATGTGCTTTATGCAGCTTTATCTAAAGGAGGGGATTTTGCTGAAGTTTTTGTAGAAGATAGATTTAACACAAATATTAAGCTGGTAGGAGGCTATGTAGAAAATAGTATATCAGGTAGAGATTTTGGTGTAGGTATTAGGGTATTTGATGGATTAAACAGTGTATATGGTTATACTAATGATTCTAGAGAAGACAACTTAATTAAGTTAGCAAAGGATATAGCAGTAGCTTTAAATTCTACTAAAGGGGATATAGCATTAAATTTGATCGAATCCAATGCTCCTAATTTACATCCAATAAAGATAATACCCAATAATATGGATAAAGCTAAAAAGGTAGAGCTATTAAAATTAGGATATAAT
This portion of the Keratinibaculum paraultunense genome encodes:
- a CDS encoding histone deacetylase; translation: MIKAKNKLGLVFFPAFDWAISPTHPEREERLLYTQDQIFEEGIQDIEGIKFFNPIIADEKDIQRVHFCVPDVKSRVTQSHLISVGGAIKASQSVMEKKVDKSFALVRPPGHHAQRVVYGDRGFCIVNVEAAMLERIRKEYGPLKVAIVDTDCHHGDGTQDIYWNDKNTLFISFHQDGRTLYPGTGFIDEFGGPAAYGYNINIPLPPGTGEEGFIYVLENVVLPILDEYKPDIIINSAGQDNHYTDPITNMNFTAQGYAKLNDRLNPDIAVLEGGYSIEGALPYVNLGIILAMAGIDYSHVHEPDYDKDKLKQPKNITEYIKQVSEIVYNRWKTKDELRLKEFKGLDNVERNRQIYYDTDGILETQSQNFKICKKCSGLNTIKSSCDRGYRIFAITIPKDACSNCIDEGYNLFKNPNGSYTHIYLQDRVNDKYYAK
- a CDS encoding hydantoinase/oxoprolinase family protein, whose amino-acid sequence is MIVGLDMGGTHIDAVIIKNDKIINTVKKPTDKDNLFESIWSTLEELLKDYNKSKIKRINLSTTISTNAIVENTTSPVGMIIQSGPGLPQDFLACGDENVFISGYIDHRGTVVENWNPKEVKEALNIFKDKNIDSLAIVTKFSVRNPKHELEIKEMVQSSKIFSNITLGHTVSGKLNFPRRVYTSYLNSAVYDTFNNFSNNIKKSMEREGINAPIYILKADGGTMNLYTAEEKPVETILSGPAASFMGINAMLSSNEDAILLDIGGTTTDIFFLADGVPLFEPLGIQIDKYKTLVRAIYSISIGLGGDSSIDIKDGTIKIGPKRKGFAYAYGGPSPTPTDAMIALGLMEGNKEKAYEAMEILGNKLNISKKEMPDLILNTMANMIKNKVDEILNKINSQPVYTIKELLYGKQIEPKLINIIGGPAKVLAPILEKKFQLPCYYPDKYEVANAVGAALAKPTTEINMLVDTAKGILTVPELNIYEKINKNYTLEDAKKRALELVKKSAINLGATEEEIEAEITEESSFNMVRGFFTSGKNMRIKAQVKPGLICDLRGDSND